Proteins encoded within one genomic window of Triticum aestivum cultivar Chinese Spring chromosome 2D, IWGSC CS RefSeq v2.1, whole genome shotgun sequence:
- the LOC123053743 gene encoding eIF-2-alpha kinase GCN2 isoform X2 has translation MGHSARKKKKKGGAGRKAAKDHAAQLEGDQTALTDELTALAAIFLEDFKITSQSPHTRFSICIRPYSDGMGFGDLNVSAILDVICFAGYPHKCPKLRIIPEKNLCKEDADRLLSLLSDQANIYSREGRVMIFDLVEAAQEFLSAIAPATDSTTTEATDADVKASLDSGPYPGIYYIYNSFDLYNQLYDDNSWQRQGFDPTTDNAKKNIGSQVNSNVRSKRKTVNEKSRFSADKVNAAKSSSQDNGEQQHAMKHGVVREVVPSLPVVAEETDNDSKTLSTSNGGGMADTPERSFSSAHESEDSDLADEGWNDEDSAPDSGSSNAPSHVSDMFDDASQNKRKDLILVHLLRLACASKDSLSAALPVISSELCNIGVLSEWAKQLISESPAVFGETFDHVFGQQMISSECSIFWRADNSSSRPNSRYLNDFEELRSLGQGGFGRVALCKNKLDGRQYAVKKIRLKDRSPQVNEKILREVATLSRLQHQHVVRYYQAWVETEYGQHNVVNTGGSRTAESSMYSFDEISLSDAGAGNKQECTYLYIQMEYCPRTLRQDFETYSSSFNVDHAWHLFRQIVEGLAHVHSQGIIHRDLTPSNIFFDVRNDIKIGDFGLAKFLKLEQLDHDQYIPTEGMGVSMDGTGQVGTYFYTAPEVEQKWPQINEKVDMYSAGVIFFELWHPFSTAMERHLVLTDLKQKGESPVSWSTQFPGQSNLLRRLLCPSPSERPSAIELLQNDLPPRMEDEWLNDVLRMIQTPEDTYVYDRVISTIFNEDQLVAKMQCQHESSKKSTYKNDNSELLDSIIEVSKEVFKRHCAKRFQISPLHTLDGKFTENSGKTVKILTQGGEMLELCYELRTPFVMSVAANQLSSCKRYEISWVHRRAVGHSTPYRFLQGDFDIIGGSSPITHAEVIKVALDLVRRFYNSKAIVIRLNHSKLAEAVCSWAGVPQERRQNVAEFLSSTLVQYCPNKADRKSQWSLIRGQLLQDLRLSEEVVEKLHKADQRFCGSADLVLARLRGTLFYDKSACKALDDLSTFLKCLRVWSVEEHIAIDVLMPPSDYYYTDLFFQIYSKEGSPASSSHEKLLAVGGRYDMLMENAWDNTHKTKPPGAVGVSIALEKFLPNNPSSDVGLPRIENSISVLVCSKGGGGLLNERMELVAELWEANIKAQFVPQEDPSLQEQYEYASDHDIKCLVFITEAGLSQTDLVKVRHLDARKEKDVEKEEIVKFLSEAISLQFKNPTIWS, from the exons GGCTGCAATTTTTCTCGAGGACTTCAAAATAACTTCACAATCACCTCACACCCGATTTAGCATATGTATCAG GCCTTACTCTGATGGCATGGGCTTTGGAGATTTAAATGTTTCGGCTATTCTTGACGTAAT TTGCTTTGCTGGTTACCCCCACAAGTGCCCGAAGTTGCGAATCATACCTGAGAAAAACTTGTGTAAAGAAGATGCTGATCGGCTACTTTCCCTTCTTTCTGACCAG GCAAACATTTATTCCCGAGAAGGGCGTGTTATGATTTTTGATTTGGTAGAGGCTGCCCAAGAATTCCTGTCAGCAATTGCTCCAGCTACTGATTCAACGACTACT GAAGCAACTGACGCAGATGTGAAAGCTAGCCTTGACAGTGGTCCTTACCCTGGAATCTATTACATCTATAACTCATTCGATTTGTATAATCAACTATATGATGATAATAGTTGGCAAAGGCAAGGTTTCGATCCTACAACTGATAATGCCAAGAAAAATATTGGATCTCAAGTCAATTCAAATGTTAGAAGCAAGAGGAAAACAGTCAATGAGAAATCCCGTTTTTCAGCTGATAAGGTCAATGCTGCAAAAAGTTCATCTCAGGATAATGGTGAACAGCAGCATGCCATGAAGCATGGTGTTGTACGAGAGGTAGTTCCAAGTTTACCTGTTGTTGCAGAGGAAACTGATAATGACAGCAAAACTTTGTCCACAAGCAACGGAGGAGGTATGGCAGATACTCCAGAGAGGAGTTTCAGCAGTGCACATGAATCCGAG GACTCTGACCTTGCAGATGAAGGTTGGAATGATGAAGATTCTGCCCCAGACTCTGGCTCTTCAAATGCACCATCTCATGTTTCAGACATGTTTGATGATGCTTCGCAAAATAAGAGAAAGGATTTAATTCTG GTACACTTGCTTCGGTTAGCCTGTGCATCAAAAGATTCTCTTTCAGCTGCTTTGCCAGTAATATCATCGGAGTTATGCAACATAGGG GTTCTTTCTGAATGGGCTAAGCAATTAATTTCTGAATCTCCTGCTGTTTTTGGGGAAACTTTCGATCATGTTTTTGGGCAACAAATG ATATCTTCGGAGTGCTCTATATTTTGGAGGGCTGACAATTCATCGTCTAGGCCAAACTCCCGTTATTTGAATGATTTCGAAGAGCTCCGTTCACTTG GTCAGGGGGGCTTTGGCCGTGTGGCATTGTGTAAAAACAAGCTCGATGGACGCCAATATGCTGTAAAGAAGATACGCCTCAAGGATAGAAGTCCTCAAGTGAATGAAAAGATTCTGAG AGAAGTTGCCACACTTTCACGATTGCAGCATCAGCATGTTGTTCGTTACTACCAG GCATGGGTTGAAACTGAATATGGTCAACATAATGTCGTGAACACTGGGGGGTCACGCACTGCTGAGAGCTCTATGTACAGTTTCGACGAGATCAGCTTGTCAGATGCAGGTGCTGGAAATAAGCAGGAATGCACATACTTGTACATCCAAATGGAGTATTGTCCTAG AACCCTGCGACAGGACTTTGAGACATATAGTTCATCTTTCAATGTCGACCATGCATGGCACCTATTTCGACAAATCGTGGAAGGCCTAGCACATGTTCATAGTCAAGGCATCATACACCGGGACTTGACACCTAGCAACATATTTTTTGATGTGCGCAACGATATCAAAATTGGAGATTTTGGTCTTG CCAAATTTCTAAAGCTGGAGCAGCTGGATCATGACCAATATATTCCTACTGAAGGAATGGGCGTTTCAATGGATGGAACAGGTCAAGTAGGCACCTATTTTTATACTGCACCAGAGGTAGAACAGAAGTGGCCACAGATAAACGAAAAG GTTGACATGTACAGTGCGGGTGTTATATTCTTTGAGCTTTGGCATCCATTTTCAACAGCAATGGAAAGACATCTTGTTCTCACTGATCTTAAACAGAAAGGCGAGTCTCCAGTATCATGGTCAACACAATTTCCTGGTCAATCAAATCTATTAAGACGCTTACTATGTCCAAGCCCGTCCGAACGTCCATCTGCGATTGAGCTTTTGCAAAATGACTTGCCTCCTCGGATGGAGGACGAGTGGTTAAATG ATGTACTTAGAATGATACAGACACCAGAAGACACTTACGTTTATGATCGAGTTATATCTACAATATTTAATGAAGATCAACTGGTCGCCAAAATGCAATGTCAGCATGAAAGCAGTAAAAAATCCACTTATAAAAATGATAACAGTGAACTCTTGGATTCCATTATTGAGGTTAGCAAAGAGGTTTTTAAGCGACATTGTGCTAAAAGGTTCCAGATATCACCCTTGCATACATTGGATGGAAAATTTACTGAAAATAG TGGAAAGACAGTGAAGATCCTAACACAAGGAGGAGAGATGCTAGAACTTTGCTATGAGCTGCGAACACCATTTGTTATGAGCGTTGCTGCTAACCAG TTATCATCATGTAAGCGTTATGAAATATCATGGGTTCACAGAAGAGCAGTTGGCCATTCAACTCCTTATCGTTTTCTTCAG GGTGATTTTGACATCATTGGAGGTTCTTCACCAATAACACATGCTGAAGTTATCAAG GTAGCTTTGGACCTTGTGAGACGTTTTTACAATTCGAAGGCAATAGTTATTCGGCTGAATCATAGCAAACTCGCTGAAGCAGTTTGTTCCTGGGCAGGAGTTCCTCAGGAACGAAGACAGAATGTTGCCGAG TTTCTATCTTCTACTCTTGTTCAATATTGCCCAAATAAGGCGGATCGTAAGTCACAGTGGAGTTTGATTCGAGGGCAACTATTACAG GATCTTCGTCTTTCTGAAGAAGTTGTTGAGAAGCTGCATAAAGCAGATCAGCGGTTTTGTGGATCTGCAGATCTAGTACTTGCTAGATTAAGAGGGACCCTTTTCTATG ATAAATCTGCTTGCAAGGCTCTTGATGATCTCTCCACTTTCCTCAAATGTTTGAGGGTATGGTCAGTTGAAGAACATATTGCTATTGATGTACTTATGCCTCCTTCAGACTATTACTACACGGATCTGTTTTTTCAG ATCTACTCAAAAGAAGGTAGTCCTGCGTCGAGTTCCCATGAAAAGTTGCTTGCTGTTGGCGGGCGATATGATATGTTGATGGAAAATGCTTGGGATAACACACAT AAAACCAAACCCCCGGGTGCTGTTGGTGTGAGCATTGCACTTGAGAAATTCCTTCCTAATAATCCTTCATCTGACGTTGGGTTGCCAAG GATTGAAAATAGCATCAGTGTACTTGTATGTTCAAAGGGTGGCGGCGGACTCTTAAACGAGCGCATGGAACTTGTTGCAGAACTTTGGGAAGCTAACATAAAG GCCCAGTTTGTTCCTCAGGAAGACCCAAGTCTTCAAGAACAATATGAGTACGCCAGTGATCATGACATCAAATGCCTTGTGTTTATCACTGAAGCAGGTCTTTCGCAAACAGATCTTGTGAAG GTTAGACATCTCGATGCAAGAAAGGAGAAAGATGTTGAAAAGGAAGAAATTGTGAAGTTCCTGTCTGAAGCAATATCTTTACAGTTCAAAAATCCTACAATCTGGAGTTGA
- the LOC123053743 gene encoding eIF-2-alpha kinase GCN2 isoform X1 — translation MGHSARKKKKKGGAGRKAAKDHAAQLEGDQTALTDELTALAAIFLEDFKITSQSPHTRFSICIRPYSDGMGFGDLNVSAILDVICFAGYPHKCPKLRIIPEKNLCKEDADRLLSLLSDQANIYSREGRVMIFDLVEAAQEFLSAIAPATDSTTTAPHLGSNTIQEATDADVKASLDSGPYPGIYYIYNSFDLYNQLYDDNSWQRQGFDPTTDNAKKNIGSQVNSNVRSKRKTVNEKSRFSADKVNAAKSSSQDNGEQQHAMKHGVVREVVPSLPVVAEETDNDSKTLSTSNGGGMADTPERSFSSAHESEDSDLADEGWNDEDSAPDSGSSNAPSHVSDMFDDASQNKRKDLILVHLLRLACASKDSLSAALPVISSELCNIGVLSEWAKQLISESPAVFGETFDHVFGQQMISSECSIFWRADNSSSRPNSRYLNDFEELRSLGQGGFGRVALCKNKLDGRQYAVKKIRLKDRSPQVNEKILREVATLSRLQHQHVVRYYQAWVETEYGQHNVVNTGGSRTAESSMYSFDEISLSDAGAGNKQECTYLYIQMEYCPRTLRQDFETYSSSFNVDHAWHLFRQIVEGLAHVHSQGIIHRDLTPSNIFFDVRNDIKIGDFGLAKFLKLEQLDHDQYIPTEGMGVSMDGTGQVGTYFYTAPEVEQKWPQINEKVDMYSAGVIFFELWHPFSTAMERHLVLTDLKQKGESPVSWSTQFPGQSNLLRRLLCPSPSERPSAIELLQNDLPPRMEDEWLNDVLRMIQTPEDTYVYDRVISTIFNEDQLVAKMQCQHESSKKSTYKNDNSELLDSIIEVSKEVFKRHCAKRFQISPLHTLDGKFTENSGKTVKILTQGGEMLELCYELRTPFVMSVAANQLSSCKRYEISWVHRRAVGHSTPYRFLQGDFDIIGGSSPITHAEVIKVALDLVRRFYNSKAIVIRLNHSKLAEAVCSWAGVPQERRQNVAEFLSSTLVQYCPNKADRKSQWSLIRGQLLQDLRLSEEVVEKLHKADQRFCGSADLVLARLRGTLFYDKSACKALDDLSTFLKCLRVWSVEEHIAIDVLMPPSDYYYTDLFFQIYSKEGSPASSSHEKLLAVGGRYDMLMENAWDNTHKTKPPGAVGVSIALEKFLPNNPSSDVGLPRIENSISVLVCSKGGGGLLNERMELVAELWEANIKAQFVPQEDPSLQEQYEYASDHDIKCLVFITEAGLSQTDLVKVRHLDARKEKDVEKEEIVKFLSEAISLQFKNPTIWS, via the exons GGCTGCAATTTTTCTCGAGGACTTCAAAATAACTTCACAATCACCTCACACCCGATTTAGCATATGTATCAG GCCTTACTCTGATGGCATGGGCTTTGGAGATTTAAATGTTTCGGCTATTCTTGACGTAAT TTGCTTTGCTGGTTACCCCCACAAGTGCCCGAAGTTGCGAATCATACCTGAGAAAAACTTGTGTAAAGAAGATGCTGATCGGCTACTTTCCCTTCTTTCTGACCAG GCAAACATTTATTCCCGAGAAGGGCGTGTTATGATTTTTGATTTGGTAGAGGCTGCCCAAGAATTCCTGTCAGCAATTGCTCCAGCTACTGATTCAACGACTACT GCTCCTCACTTAGGTTCAAATACAATACAGGAAGCAACTGACGCAGATGTGAAAGCTAGCCTTGACAGTGGTCCTTACCCTGGAATCTATTACATCTATAACTCATTCGATTTGTATAATCAACTATATGATGATAATAGTTGGCAAAGGCAAGGTTTCGATCCTACAACTGATAATGCCAAGAAAAATATTGGATCTCAAGTCAATTCAAATGTTAGAAGCAAGAGGAAAACAGTCAATGAGAAATCCCGTTTTTCAGCTGATAAGGTCAATGCTGCAAAAAGTTCATCTCAGGATAATGGTGAACAGCAGCATGCCATGAAGCATGGTGTTGTACGAGAGGTAGTTCCAAGTTTACCTGTTGTTGCAGAGGAAACTGATAATGACAGCAAAACTTTGTCCACAAGCAACGGAGGAGGTATGGCAGATACTCCAGAGAGGAGTTTCAGCAGTGCACATGAATCCGAG GACTCTGACCTTGCAGATGAAGGTTGGAATGATGAAGATTCTGCCCCAGACTCTGGCTCTTCAAATGCACCATCTCATGTTTCAGACATGTTTGATGATGCTTCGCAAAATAAGAGAAAGGATTTAATTCTG GTACACTTGCTTCGGTTAGCCTGTGCATCAAAAGATTCTCTTTCAGCTGCTTTGCCAGTAATATCATCGGAGTTATGCAACATAGGG GTTCTTTCTGAATGGGCTAAGCAATTAATTTCTGAATCTCCTGCTGTTTTTGGGGAAACTTTCGATCATGTTTTTGGGCAACAAATG ATATCTTCGGAGTGCTCTATATTTTGGAGGGCTGACAATTCATCGTCTAGGCCAAACTCCCGTTATTTGAATGATTTCGAAGAGCTCCGTTCACTTG GTCAGGGGGGCTTTGGCCGTGTGGCATTGTGTAAAAACAAGCTCGATGGACGCCAATATGCTGTAAAGAAGATACGCCTCAAGGATAGAAGTCCTCAAGTGAATGAAAAGATTCTGAG AGAAGTTGCCACACTTTCACGATTGCAGCATCAGCATGTTGTTCGTTACTACCAG GCATGGGTTGAAACTGAATATGGTCAACATAATGTCGTGAACACTGGGGGGTCACGCACTGCTGAGAGCTCTATGTACAGTTTCGACGAGATCAGCTTGTCAGATGCAGGTGCTGGAAATAAGCAGGAATGCACATACTTGTACATCCAAATGGAGTATTGTCCTAG AACCCTGCGACAGGACTTTGAGACATATAGTTCATCTTTCAATGTCGACCATGCATGGCACCTATTTCGACAAATCGTGGAAGGCCTAGCACATGTTCATAGTCAAGGCATCATACACCGGGACTTGACACCTAGCAACATATTTTTTGATGTGCGCAACGATATCAAAATTGGAGATTTTGGTCTTG CCAAATTTCTAAAGCTGGAGCAGCTGGATCATGACCAATATATTCCTACTGAAGGAATGGGCGTTTCAATGGATGGAACAGGTCAAGTAGGCACCTATTTTTATACTGCACCAGAGGTAGAACAGAAGTGGCCACAGATAAACGAAAAG GTTGACATGTACAGTGCGGGTGTTATATTCTTTGAGCTTTGGCATCCATTTTCAACAGCAATGGAAAGACATCTTGTTCTCACTGATCTTAAACAGAAAGGCGAGTCTCCAGTATCATGGTCAACACAATTTCCTGGTCAATCAAATCTATTAAGACGCTTACTATGTCCAAGCCCGTCCGAACGTCCATCTGCGATTGAGCTTTTGCAAAATGACTTGCCTCCTCGGATGGAGGACGAGTGGTTAAATG ATGTACTTAGAATGATACAGACACCAGAAGACACTTACGTTTATGATCGAGTTATATCTACAATATTTAATGAAGATCAACTGGTCGCCAAAATGCAATGTCAGCATGAAAGCAGTAAAAAATCCACTTATAAAAATGATAACAGTGAACTCTTGGATTCCATTATTGAGGTTAGCAAAGAGGTTTTTAAGCGACATTGTGCTAAAAGGTTCCAGATATCACCCTTGCATACATTGGATGGAAAATTTACTGAAAATAG TGGAAAGACAGTGAAGATCCTAACACAAGGAGGAGAGATGCTAGAACTTTGCTATGAGCTGCGAACACCATTTGTTATGAGCGTTGCTGCTAACCAG TTATCATCATGTAAGCGTTATGAAATATCATGGGTTCACAGAAGAGCAGTTGGCCATTCAACTCCTTATCGTTTTCTTCAG GGTGATTTTGACATCATTGGAGGTTCTTCACCAATAACACATGCTGAAGTTATCAAG GTAGCTTTGGACCTTGTGAGACGTTTTTACAATTCGAAGGCAATAGTTATTCGGCTGAATCATAGCAAACTCGCTGAAGCAGTTTGTTCCTGGGCAGGAGTTCCTCAGGAACGAAGACAGAATGTTGCCGAG TTTCTATCTTCTACTCTTGTTCAATATTGCCCAAATAAGGCGGATCGTAAGTCACAGTGGAGTTTGATTCGAGGGCAACTATTACAG GATCTTCGTCTTTCTGAAGAAGTTGTTGAGAAGCTGCATAAAGCAGATCAGCGGTTTTGTGGATCTGCAGATCTAGTACTTGCTAGATTAAGAGGGACCCTTTTCTATG ATAAATCTGCTTGCAAGGCTCTTGATGATCTCTCCACTTTCCTCAAATGTTTGAGGGTATGGTCAGTTGAAGAACATATTGCTATTGATGTACTTATGCCTCCTTCAGACTATTACTACACGGATCTGTTTTTTCAG ATCTACTCAAAAGAAGGTAGTCCTGCGTCGAGTTCCCATGAAAAGTTGCTTGCTGTTGGCGGGCGATATGATATGTTGATGGAAAATGCTTGGGATAACACACAT AAAACCAAACCCCCGGGTGCTGTTGGTGTGAGCATTGCACTTGAGAAATTCCTTCCTAATAATCCTTCATCTGACGTTGGGTTGCCAAG GATTGAAAATAGCATCAGTGTACTTGTATGTTCAAAGGGTGGCGGCGGACTCTTAAACGAGCGCATGGAACTTGTTGCAGAACTTTGGGAAGCTAACATAAAG GCCCAGTTTGTTCCTCAGGAAGACCCAAGTCTTCAAGAACAATATGAGTACGCCAGTGATCATGACATCAAATGCCTTGTGTTTATCACTGAAGCAGGTCTTTCGCAAACAGATCTTGTGAAG GTTAGACATCTCGATGCAAGAAAGGAGAAAGATGTTGAAAAGGAAGAAATTGTGAAGTTCCTGTCTGAAGCAATATCTTTACAGTTCAAAAATCCTACAATCTGGAGTTGA